From one Dermacentor andersoni chromosome 1, qqDerAnde1_hic_scaffold, whole genome shotgun sequence genomic stretch:
- the LOC126547320 gene encoding pancreatic lipase-related protein 2-like yields the protein MAKRCQSYAFVLLAASLSAGVLMVNAAPQQDSSFGLGALFRPSVQSNSELSTSSPIGDAARYLDSTGKVFDSVVPGKFAEKLLPKFDDQKDKVCYEFVGCFSNRDRFTHPTSFPSDPESVDTKFLLYSRSNRRSPVKLDYRPSKSLGRLAQFDQRKPLKLIVHGFLESSKARWMQDIKDAFLDLEDCNVIIVDWSGGAQQLSYIKAAGNTALVGREASLLVQRLIDTHRGTLGPDQVHIVGFSLGGQIAGFFGRHFKNSTGTLIPRITALDTAGPLFDNTTVCLSEKDARYVDAIHTSGGKAIVVGELGIDRQVGHVDFYPNGGKKQPGCKPLDLPCDHFRATAYFLESLRNTRCRFLSNPCAGGYRALEENKCQSRGQRGLMGYFSDTVAGRGVQLLTTNEKPEYCKA from the exons TTCCGACCCTCCGTGCAATCGAACTCCGAACTGTCCACGAGCTCGCCAATTGGCGACGCTGCCCGCTACCTGGACTCCACGGGTAAAGTTTTCGACTCAGTTGTTCCAGGGAAATTTGCCGAGAAGCTATTGCCCAAG TTTGACGACCAGAAAGACAAGGTGTGCTACGAGTTCGTCGGCTGCTTCAGCAACCGGGACAGGTTCACACACCCGACCTCGTTCCCCAGCGATCCGGAGTCTGTGGACACCAAATTCCTGCTTTACTCGCGCTCCAACCGGCGCTCGCCCGTCAAGCTCGACTACCGGCCCAGCAAGAGCCTCGGCCGCCTCGCCCAGTTCGACCAGCGCAAGCCACTCAAGCTCATCGTGCACGGcttcctcgagagcagcaagGCTCGCTGGATGCAGGACATCAAGGACGCATTCCTGGACCTG GAGGACTGCAACGTGATCATCGTCGACTGGAGCGGTGGCGCGCAGCAGCTCAGCTACATCAAAGCGGCGGGCAACACGGCGCTCGTGGGCCGCGAGGCATCGCTGCTCGTGCAGCGGCTCATCGACACGCACCGCGGTACGCTCGGCCCGGACCAGGTGCACATCGTGGGTTTCAGCCTGGGAGGCCAGATCGCCGGCTTCTTCGGCAGACACTTCAAGAACAGCACCGGGACGCTCATCCCGCGCATCACCG CTCTGGATACGGCCGGACCACTGTTCGACAACACAACCGTGTGCCTCTCAGAAAAAGACGCCCGCTACGTGGACGCCATCCACACAAGCGGCGGCAAGGCTATCGTGGTAGGCGAACTGGGCATCGACCGGCAAGTCGGCCACGTCGACTTCTACCCCAACGGCGGCAAGAAGCAACCAGGGTGCAAACCACTCG ATCTGCCATGCGACCACTTCCGGGCTACTGCATACTTCCTCGAGTCCCTCCGCAACACGCGGTGCCGCTTCTTGTCCAACCCGTGCGCCGGAGGATACCGGGCACTGGAGGAGAACAAGTGCCAGTCGCGCGGGCAGCGAGGCCTCATGGGTTACTTCAGCGACACCGTTGCTGGGAGGGGCGTCCAATTGCTCACCACCAACGAAAAGCCCGAATACTGCAAAGCATAG